One region of Acanthopagrus latus isolate v.2019 chromosome 24, fAcaLat1.1, whole genome shotgun sequence genomic DNA includes:
- the LOC119015611 gene encoding helix-loop-helix protein 2-like, with product MMLSPDQAEGDLSWTQSDPESMLNGLKSAGCTSDEPAEGEDRAKCKADQPLSREEKRRRRRATAKYRSAHATRERIRVEAFNVAFAELRKLLPTLPPDKKLSKIEILRLAICYISYLNHVLDV from the coding sequence ATGATGCTGAGCCCGGACCAGGCGGAGGGGGACCTCTCCTGGACCCAGTCCGACCCGGAGTCGATGCTCAACGGCCTCAAGTCGGCCGGCTGCACCTCGGACGAGCCGGCGGAGGGCGAGGACAGGGCCAAGTGCAAAGCCGACCAGCCCctgagcagggaggagaagaggaggaggcggagggcCACGGCCAAGTACCGCTCGGCCCACGCCACCAGAGAGAGGATCCGGGTGGAGGCGTTCAACGTGGCCTTCGCCGAGCTGAGGAAATTACTGCCCACCTTGCCCCCGGACAAGAAACTGTCCAAGATCGAGATCCTCAGACTGGCTATATGCTACATCTCGTATCTCAATCACGTGCTGGATGTCTAA